The Eremothecium gossypii ATCC 10895 chromosome VII, complete sequence nucleotide sequence GACGTGCCGCCGCACCACAAGTGAATCGCCCTGATCTGCACTGCAGTTACCGCCCACACGTAGCGCCCGTTGCCATCCGCGTCTTGTATCCCATCTTAACGTACCATTTTGTATAACTTTGTTGATGCCCTTTTGGTAAGAGATGTGCTATTACAAACACTAGCACTTCAGCAAAAGAATCTCCAGCTCCTGAGGAGGTGCCGCCAtccggcggccgcggaaACGAGATCACCATAAACGAGGGCACACCCGCGGCGTTCGTTCAAAAACTAGGATGTGTGGGCTTATTGTGACGAATGTGTGGGTgcatcacgtgacagcAGTCTCTGGAGTTAAGGATCAGCATATGGGGATTAGTAGCACACAGCCAGCACGACAGCGTCAGCACATCATCGGGCAACGACAATGGATAGACAACCAGCCAATTACTTCGGCGCAGGCCCTGCCATGCTGCCCACGGATGTTTTGCAGCAGGCCGCACGCGACCTAATCAACTTCCAGGGGGTCGGCCTGGGCATTGGGGAGATTTCGCACCGGTCGAAGGAGGCTGGGGCGGTCATTGAGTCCACCAAGGCGCACGTAAGGGAGCTGATGGGGGTGCCGGACACGCACGAGGTGTTCTTCCTACAGGGCGGCGGGACTACGGGGTTCTCGTCGATTGCGGCGAACATGGCTGCGGCGCACGTTGCGCGGACGGGGCAGGCTGGCACGGCGGCGTACCTGGTGACTGGGTCGTGGTCTGCCAAGGCTGAGGAGGAGGCTGCGCGACTGGGTCTGGCGACGGAGCGGCTGGTGGATGTGAAGCGCGCGCGGGGCAAATATGGCAGCATTCCTGCCACGGTGGAGTGGATTGGGAGTCTTTCACGTGACAAACACTCGTACGTATACCTGTGTGAGAATGAGACCGTGCACGGCGTGGAGTGGCCTGAGGTGCCGGAGGAGCTGGTTGCCTGCGGCGTGCCAGTGGTTGCGGACCTGTCCTCGGACATTCTGTCGCGGCAGATCGATGTTGGGCGCTACGACTTGATCATGGCGGGAGCGCAGAAGAACATTGGGCTGGCGGGCTTGACGATGTATATTATCCGCAAGCGCCTGCTTGAGGATATTTCCAGCGTCTCTGACGAGAAGCTAGCTGCCGCTGGCGTGCCACTAGCGCCAATTGCAACGCACTATCCGACTGCTGTGGCGAACAACTCGGCCTACAACACAATTCCGATGTTCACTCTGCATATCATGGATCTTGTCTTTCAGCGGCTCTTGGAGCGGGGTGGGCTACCCGTGCAGCAAAAGGAGAATGCCGAGAAGGCGCGTACCTTGTACAATGCCCTCGATAAGTATCCGGACTTTTATTGTCTGCCCGTCGAGAAGGACGTGCGTTCGTTGATGAACGTTGTGTTCACGCTCAAGAAGGAGGGCCTTGACGACAAGTTCTTGGAGCAAGCGAAGGTGCGCGGTTTGTCTGGCTTGAAGGGCCACCGTTCTGTGGGCGGTTTCCGCGCTTCGTTGTATAACGCAGTGGACGTCTCCAGCGTGCGCAAGCTAGCGAAGTTTGTGGAGGAGTTTGCGCAAGAGAATTCGTAGATGTACCCTTCTGTATAGCTAATATACACCACATACAGTTATAGTGGTTTTGAGCGTGCCATATAGTATATGATTTGACCGCGTTCTTTGGACTTGGTGCTGTGCTCGTCTACTGTACCGCGGTCAAGCGAGCAATGCAGGACACAGGATTCATCATGGGAGATTGCAAGCACCACTTCTTCAAACGAATCATAGAGTTTAGAGCAGACCTTCCAGTCTTTGGCTTTTATGAAAACTTGGCTTGTTTGTTCCTGCGGGGAGACCGAGGTCGACGGTCTTGAAGTGCTGACATTCCCGATGTCCGTGGCCTCGATGTCCATTTCGCTGTCCTCGATTTGCATGCTGGTTCCCGCATTCAGATGCCGTACATTGCCCACCAGACCTGGCTCTGAAGCAGGCACTGCAGAGGGCTGGTCATCCTGGACAATCATTTCGAGCGGGCCACGCCATTGCACGTCCAGCTTCCAGTCCAGCTCCTGAACAAGTAGTCGCAGCCGCCCCTCGTCGCTGCGGTCAGAGTTCCGGTCGCCATAGATCATCAGATGGTTTAGCGTTGCGTACCGATCTAGGCGCTTCACGAAACTGGTGAACTTGCTTCCGTATTCGCCATTCACCGGCGGTAGCTGGAACATCAGCAATTTCGTGTAATTCACCATTGGTTCCACAATACGTGCATCCTGACTCTTGTAAAGCAGTCGCACACCGACTTTAAATACATGCGACACCTCTTTTCCAGAGTCTTCGTAGCCTAGGTGCTCCGTGAAGGCGCACGACAGCGCGCAGATCGGGTTGCCCATCGGCTTGTTCTCCTCTCCCTGTTGAATACCGGTGTGCACCTGGTTCCACTCGGGTGTGCTCTGCAGCTTGATGGTCAATGGCCCGTGGTTACACCGCTCGTACCGCCGCAGCACATTGACCAGCGAATCGCACTGACATTCCATCGCGATCGCGTTCTGTTCCCTGATCGATGCCACGTTATAAAGCGTAAATATGTCGCGCGGAATGGTGCACCATAGCTGTCCCTGGTCTCCGCTTAGTATGGCCCCGCTGGCTGCTGTCTTCGGGGTCGAAACTACTATTAGTCTGTCGGTAGTGAATCTAAGCACTGCAGTCTTGCGCAACTGCGCGACAGTTGATATTGTAGTCTTGAAAAGTCTATAGTCATCGCTATCTGAATCGATAACCAACTTAAGCTTCATTATTCAAAGCCAAGGTCAGACCATCTGGGGTTTGTTGAAGTGTTGCTCTCAACCGGTACATGGGACATCGCGCAAACGAACTCTTTTACTTGAGACTCGTTTCTACCACATCGTGGACtcctgctggagcagcaAGCGGCGTGATATATAGGGGGAGGCAGCCATGCTTCGCAAGGCATTCAGATACCTAGTGCCGGTACGATGCAAGTCTAATAGTTCAATAGCAGGTGCATCTACAGCAGGGACATCTCCTTCTCTACCACAGACTTTGCAACGGCGGATTGAAGAAATACCATTGGAGAGATACAGGAACTTCAGTATAGTGGCGCATGTCGACCACGGGAAATCGACACTGAGTGACCGCCTGCTGGAACTGACAGGTGTGGTGAAGCCCGGGGCAAAGCAGGTGCTGGACAAACTGGAAGTGGAGCGGGAACGGGGCATCACGGTTAAAGCGCAGACGTGTTCGATGTTTTAC carries:
- the SER1 gene encoding O-phospho-L-serine:2-oxoglutarate transaminase (Syntenic homolog of Saccharomyces cerevisiae YOR184W (SER1)) encodes the protein MDRQPANYFGAGPAMLPTDVLQQAARDLINFQGVGLGIGEISHRSKEAGAVIESTKAHVRELMGVPDTHEVFFLQGGGTTGFSSIAANMAAAHVARTGQAGTAAYLVTGSWSAKAEEEAARLGLATERLVDVKRARGKYGSIPATVEWIGSLSRDKHSYVYLCENETVHGVEWPEVPEELVACGVPVVADLSSDILSRQIDVGRYDLIMAGAQKNIGLAGLTMYIIRKRLLEDISSVSDEKLAAAGVPLAPIATHYPTAVANNSAYNTIPMFTLHIMDLVFQRLLERGGLPVQQKENAEKARTLYNALDKYPDFYCLPVEKDVRSLMNVVFTLKKEGLDDKFLEQAKVRGLSGLKGHRSVGGFRASLYNAVDVSSVRKLAKFVEEFAQENS
- the MEC3 gene encoding Mec3p (Syntenic homolog of Saccharomyces cerevisiae YLR288C (MEC3)) produces the protein MKLKLVIDSDSDDYRLFKTTISTVAQLRKTAVLRFTTDRLIVVSTPKTAASGAILSGDQGQLWCTIPRDIFTLYNVASIREQNAIAMECQCDSLVNVLRRYERCNHGPLTIKLQSTPEWNQVHTGIQQGEENKPMGNPICALSCAFTEHLGYEDSGKEVSHVFKVGVRLLYKSQDARIVEPMVNYTKLLMFQLPPVNGEYGSKFTSFVKRLDRYATLNHLMIYGDRNSDRSDEGRLRLLVQELDWKLDVQWRGPLEMIVQDDQPSAVPASEPGLVGNVRHLNAGTSMQIEDSEMDIEATDIGNVSTSRPSTSVSPQEQTSQVFIKAKDWKVCSKLYDSFEEVVLAISHDESCVLHCSLDRGTVDEHSTKSKERGQIIYYMARSKPL